One Quercus lobata isolate SW786 unplaced genomic scaffold, ValleyOak3.0 Primary Assembly Scq3eQI_1842, whole genome shotgun sequence genomic window, ATACCtgaaggacgggttactgccaCAAGAGAAGGAGGCAGCGAGGAAGCTGAAAGTCCAAGCGGCGAGATTCGTCTTGATAAGAGACGTTCTTTACAAGAGAGGATTCTCCCGCCCTTATctaagatgcctcggggttgaagaggcagactacgtaatgagggaagtGCACGAAGGGATATGCGGGAATCACTCTGGATCGcggtcgttggtgcacaaactggtacgagctgggtattactggccgaccatgcagaaggatgccgagtcgTACGTTAAgagctgcgacaaatgccagaggttcagcaattttattGGACAGCCAGCTGAGGAACTGACCCCTAtgacggctccatggccgttcgcacaatggggactggatATCATGGGACCCTTCCCAACTGCGGTAAGGCAGCTcaagttcttggtagtgggtattgactacttcacaaaatgggtagaagcggaagccttggccaccattacagaaaagaacgttagaagttttgtttggcggtccatcgtatgcaggtttggtattcctagagtccttgtctcggataacgggaggcagttcgacaacagccacttccgggatttttgcacacagctaggaataaaaaaccactactcatcacccgcccatcctcaggccaatggccaggttgaagtcacgaaccgatccctgctaaagattatcaagactcggctcgagggggcaaagggaatatggcccgaagaattaccGAGCATACTGTGGGCGtacaggacaacggcgaggactccgacaggagagacgccatttcgactgacatacgggaatgaggcggtcatccccgcagaagttggcctcacaagttacagggttcacaaccatgacgaaggcaggaacgacgaatcaatgaggctacagctggacctgatagatgaggtaaggtcggcagcggagcaaaggatcgcaagataccaggaacgcatggccagacattacaactcccgggtccgacacagagacttccaagtaggagacctcGTACTCAGGAGGGTCATGGGTGcagctagagaccctacacagggaaagctcggccccaactgggaaggaccttaccgagtcacggcatggaaaaggaaaggaacataccacTTGGAGACTACGGAGGGGgagaagctaccgcatccatggaatgcggagcatttgaggaaatactaccagtgatagtaacacggcgaacagcaaccaattttccatttggctttttattataactatttataagttttttctttaacatgtgtttctcttgctacaatcctgtcgtgccttttttaagcccaagggggcaggcacttttcctttacgcaATTAGATACCATTAtaatcttcttctactttgatgtCACTACAATTGTCCTCGAACTTAACGAATGCTAGTTTAAAGTCCATAatgtggacggatcaccaaaacggtgagaattcTACATGTCCACAAAGtagacggatcaccaaaacggtgagaattcAAAATGTCcgcaaagtggacggatcaccaaaacggtgagaattcTACATGTCCACAAAGtagacggatcaccaaaacggtgagaattcAAAATGTCcgcaaagtggacggatcaccaaaacggtgagaattctacatgtccataaagtggacggatcaccaaaatgGTGAGAATAATACAAGtccaaaagtggacggatcacccaaaacggtgagaaattctacaagtccataaagtggacggatcacatAGACGGTGAGAATaatacaagtccacaaagtgggcggatcacccaaaacggtgagtaaATTCTACAAGTCCGGAAAGTGGACGGTATATGCGTCATAatgtggacggatcaccaaaacggtgagtagttatacaagtccacaaattggacggtgtagcctccacaaagtggacggatcacaaAGACGGTGAGAATTATGCAAGTCCATAAATTAGACGGTGTatccgccacaaagtggacggatcaccgcAATTCAACACTTCCACAAATTGGACGGTGTACTcctcaaagtggacggatcacccaaagcgtttaataattctacatgtccataaagtggacggatcaccaagacGGTGATaattatacaagtccataaTTTAGACGGTATCAGTCTCAAAGCGAACGGATCACCGTAATTAAAATTAGAGATATTTACGCACctaaaacggtgaataattctacatgtccgaAAAGCGGACGGACCTACAAAACGTTTAGTAATACTACGTGTTTGTAAAATGGACGGTATAGCAAAAACGGTGAATAAATTACGTACGTACATAAAGCAGACGGCTCTAAAACGCCCACAAGGTGGACGGACAACATGACGATATAAGTCAGCTTCAATAGTTTAGCTTataagtggacggatcaacaGACGAGCTTGtgcaaattaaaattcaaaataaaagtagaCGGAGAAAATCCTTAACGGATACAGATCACGAAAAGACAATGAATGAAAAGCATTGTTCAGTACAAATGAAACTTCAACCAAACCGTCTACAAATTATTAACAATACATAAAAAGGGAGACGGATCCTCATCAACAATTATATGGGTTACTCTGATTTATTGGGGTCGACAACAGCGACCTCATTCAGCATAGCGGACTCTCCGTCACCCTGAGCTGCCTCTTCTCCAAAGAGATCCTCCGTATTTTCGAAGGCGACGGGTAGAGCAGACGTCTGACCTTGATCAGTTAGTGTTATCATGGACAAGTCCAGATCTGGGTAGGCCTTCTTCACCTGACGGAGCGAATCGtcgaagccttgaaggaacgatcctGCCAGCTCCTTCAGCAAAGACTCGGAGTTGCGATATTCGCTGACGGCGTCATCCCTTGCATGACGGAGTTTTTTCTTCAGATCCTTCACCTCGTCTGCTTTAAccttcaaggccttcccagcCTCCTCCGTCCTCTGTTCAAGTTCTTCTCTCGTCTTCTCAGAGAGTTCGAACTTCTGCTCCATCGTGGCCTTCCACTTGTGCAGCTGGCTAAGCTCCTCTTCCGTCTGCCCAAGCTTTGACCGTACCCGTTCcagagccgcttcacggttgaggcagcggtccatcaagcccttcatcataaccaaggactgaaatagacaaaattagaagtgtcaaaaatgaaactAGGGAGTGGACGGACATAAACTGAAGGATAAGGAAAGTTACCTGTCCGACGGCAAATAACCCCGTCTCCCCCATCACCTCCGTCGAATGATTCCCAAGATCCTCATAATCCTCTGCAGAAAGTATGGACGTAAGTTTCTCCAAAGCGAACTTCGAGTCCTC contains:
- the LOC115973187 gene encoding uncharacterized protein LOC115973187 — its product is MTGILQFQTASQSLIFAFPNRKRLSERTVNLVRAIRRVLVTTNYHNRHPFYARCGRQRPQISLEEFSFLEEICRKTRPEERTWAKLVNPKTIHWYCDGPEPTREAIAYDERIHKQMDDAKRRTMIKSLAVEQKKTGEIVVPSVPGSSGKRKQPPKSDRPLKQPKVSMEPVVGLMAEGPKAVTQVKQGAGKGLMHAPPVSGEKPPPLLREDSKFALEKLTSILSAEDYEDLGNHSTEVMGETGLFAVGQSLVMMKGLMDRCLNREAALERVRSKLGQTEEELSQLHKWKATMEQKFELSEKTREELEQRTEEAGKALKVKADEVKDLKKKLRHARDDAVSEYRNSESLLKELAGSFLQGFDDSLRQVKKAYPDLDLSMITLTDQGQTSALPVAFENTEDLFGEEAAQGDGESAMLNEVAVVDPNKSE